From the genome of Desmodus rotundus isolate HL8 chromosome 2, HLdesRot8A.1, whole genome shotgun sequence, one region includes:
- the PID1 gene encoding PTB-containing, cubilin and LRP1-interacting protein isoform X2: MYSIKVTYLGKVPTTGMQFFSGCTEKPVIELWKKHTLAREDIFPANALLEIRPFQVCLHHLDHKGEATVHMDTFQVARIAYCTADHNVSPNIFAWVYREINDDLSYQMDCHAVECESKLEAKKLAHAMMEAFRKTFHSMKSDGRIHRNSSSEEVSQELESDDG; this comes from the coding sequence gTTACCTATCTCGGTAAAGTCCCCACCACAGGCATGCAGTTTTTTTCAGGCTGCACAGAAAAGCCAGTCATCGAGCTATGGAAGAAGCACACACTAGCCCGAGAAGACATCTTTCCAGCCAACGCCCTTCTGGAAATCCGACCATTCCAAGTATGTCTCCATCACCTCGACCACAAAGGGGAGGCCACGGTCCACATGGATACCTTCCAGGTGGCCCGCATCGCCTACTGCACCGCTGACCACAACGTGAGCCCCAACATCTTTGCCTGGGTCTACAGGGAGATCAACGACGACCTGTCCTACCAGATGGACTGCCACGCCGTCGAGTGCGAGAGCAAGCTGGAGGCCAAGAAGCTGGCCCATGCCATGATGGAGGCTTTCAGGAAGACTTTCCACAGTATGAAGAGCGACGGCCGGATCCACAGGAACAGCTCGTCTGAGGAGGTTTCCCAGGAATTGGAATCTGATGACGGCTGA